The following DNA comes from Cellulophaga sp. HaHa_2_95.
TTTATCTGTAGCCTCCTGTAGTACTCGGTGATTAAATCGTAACCATGATAAATCTCTATTGTAATATTGGTTGGTGTTTAGCATAGTTTTAAATTTTAATTCTAATTCCTGTTCTTAAGTATAGTGTGTTAGAACTATCTAATTCTCGTATATTATCCTTGTTATTGTCTCTTAAATTAACGGTGCTACTTAGCACATACGAAGACCTGGCATAAAATTGAACATGGTTGGTAATGTGATATTCATACTGCAATCCGCTTAATATTAAAGACATATTGATACTCTCTGCATCTAATGTATTTTCTATCAGCAATCCTCGTTGTAGGTTAGCCGTAAAACCATCTAGCTCTGCGTATAATTTAAACCGATGTTTCGTAGAGGCATGATACTGTAAATTTGTTTTTGGAATCCCTAAGTTATAGGACCATTTGGCATCAAATTTTCTGTAATAACTAATAAAAGGCAATGGAAAAGGAAACCCACGATTCCCAGAATAAGAGGCTCCTATAATAAGGCGCCATGGTTTTTCTACATCTTTACTTTCTTTTTTGTCTTTAATAAAAACAAGGTCTCCAGAGAAGACTGCATCTTCAAAACTTACATTGTTTACCGTTAAATTAGAACTAAACCCAGGGGTTAACCGTACCCCTAAACGCCAGTCATTTTTTAAAGGTGTGGTATAGGCAATATTGAAATCTAATAGTTGAAAATCGCGAATCTCTTCGCTATTAAAAGAAGGGTTCCCATCCATACTTAACATAATATTAGAGTAATCTAGCCCAACTAATATATAAGTGCCTTCCTTTTTTAATTTAATAGGGTAATTAAATAATGCGCGTACACGGCTATATTCAATACCAGAATTTCCTCTGGGAAGTATCGTGTAATCTATTTTAGCCAAATCACTTAATTGTGCAAAAGTAAAGTTGGTCATTAAGAGACCAAGAATAAGGTATAAATATTTTATTTTTTTCATGCTTAGATTTCCTTGCTAAATAATTTCTTCACTACTTTACCAATACTTAAACCTTGTACAATAATTGAAAATAACACAATAATATAGGTAATATGAAGGATTAAATCTCCAGAAAGTTCTTTATTAAGGCTCAATGCTAAAGCAATAGAAATACCACCACGTAAGCCTCCCCATGTTAACACGGCGACCGTTTTAATGGGTTTTTGTTCTTCGTGTTTTAATAGCGCATAGGGTAAAAACACAGATATAAACCGGGCGAGCAGCACAATAAAAATGGCGAGAATTCCTAATAAGATATAACTGGTATTAAAGTGTAATAAGTGAATAGCCAAGCCAATAAGAACAAATAGAATTCCGTTGAACACATCATCTAAAATTTCCCAAAAAGAATTGATTGCCTTTTGCACCGGATTTTTATCGGCACTCACCTGTACTTTATTGCCTATAAATAAACCAGCAACAACCATGGCTAGCGGTGCAGATACCTCTAGCATAAAAGCCCCTGCGGTACCGCCCATAACTACGGCAAGTGTCATCATTACCGCTAATTGCGGATTTTCTTTTAAAGACTGAATGCATTTTAATCCTAGAAAACCAATCACTAATCCAAAGAATAGTCCGCCTACAGCCTCTTCTAAAAATAAGCTACCTATTTCGGCTCCTATTTCTGAGGAACTGTGTACTTCTGTAGCGGTAGCAATTAATAATATGCCAGAAAAAACAACCACGCCAATTCCGTCATTAAATAAGGATTCTCCTTCTATTTTTATTCCTAAGCTTTTTGAAATCTTAGCCTCTTTTAAAATGGCCATAACCGCAATAGGGTCTGTAGGAGAAATTAAAGCTCCAAACAAAAGGGCATGCAGAAAAGGTAAGGCGATACCAAATAATGGAGCAGCAAAAAATACTAAGCCTCCCACTATAAATGTAGAGATAAGAACGCCAAGGGTAGCAAACAAGAAAATTGATTTTTTCTCTTTTGCGAGTGCTCCTAGGTTTACATGCAAGGCACCAGCGAATAATAGAAAGCTTAAAATACCATCGAGCAAAAGGGTTTTAAAATCTGCATTTATAATAATGTCACAAAAGAATCTGTAAAATTCTGGGAAAATAGTTGCGCTTAAAGTTATGGGAATGATTAAGATTAAACTTAGTATCATTAACCCAATAGTGGTCGGTAGTTTTAACCACTTATAATTTATGTAATTAAAAAGTGCTGCAATGGTAAATACAATACTGAAAGATTCGAACATGTTAATTAGATTTTGTATTAATATATTTCCCCACAAAAACACCAATAACAATAGCAAGATAGAATTGTCCGATGATATTCATTACAAGGGTAAGCGATTGTGCTGGAGCCGTAAGCGGCGTAATGTCTCCATAGCCAACGGTAGTAATACTTATAAAACTGAAATAGTAAAAGCTGAATCCAGAATACCCATTAATCAATTGAAATGAATTTGAATCTAATAAGTGAATCGCTTCAAAAAGAATTCCTCCAATGATTCCTAAATAAAGAAACCCTAATAATGGCCCTAAGATAAATTGTAGGTTGATCTGTTTTATCTTTAGTAACTGCCGAATTAGGATGATTCCAAAACACGCAAATAGCAAGAGTGAAAATACCAACCTGCAAATTAAGATTGGTCTGGAATTTGGGTTAGAAAATTCTAACCAAATAACCACTAAAGTGAATATGCCTATAAGGTAACTTACTAGTTTAGCACTTTTATTAGAGGCAATTAGGGAACTACTTAAAATAACCAAGGTATAATTTACTACGATGACATACGCAGGGCTAAAACCACTTAATGCAATATGCAGTGGCGTCAATAAAAAATTAAAAGCCGCAACAAGGGCAATTAAGTATTTATAGCTTATAAATTTATTCCAATACGGTATGGATTGTAATTCCATCTATTGCTTAAAATTAGCTTCAAGGGTAAGTCTCTTTCCTTTTCTTAAAACTTCAATGAGCACTTGATCTCCTGCTTTGAGGTTTTCTATCTGCGTTTTAATATTTCCTAAATCATGGGGTGTGCTGCAGCTCATACCTTGAATGCTTAATATAATATCGCCACCTAACCATAATTTTTGACCTAATATTTCTGCTTGAATGATTCCAGGTTTTAGCCCAATTTTATCAGCAAAAGAATGAGGAGTAATCCGTTGCACCAAAACTCCCGATGCTTGTGGCGTGTTAAAAATACCAGCTAATCCTTCACTTAAAAATAAACCATCAAACCCAGTCCAAAAGCTATTGACATCAAACAACACTTTTTTTGCGGTATCAATATCTACGGCAAAGCCTAAACCTTCAAAACCACCACTATTAGATAAAATAAAACTAACAATACCAATAAGTTCGCCTTTCATATTAAACATAGGACCTCCAGAGTTCCCCTGATTTATAGAGGCGTCCGTTTGTATAAAACCAGCCATTTCACCATTAGAAATAACGTTTTTCTTCATCTTACGGCTAATATATCCCACAGACAAGGAATGATCAAGACCCAGAGGTGCACCAATAACCAATATTTGCT
Coding sequences within:
- a CDS encoding DUF6268 family outer membrane beta-barrel protein codes for the protein MKKIKYLYLILGLLMTNFTFAQLSDLAKIDYTILPRGNSGIEYSRVRALFNYPIKLKKEGTYILVGLDYSNIMLSMDGNPSFNSEEIRDFQLLDFNIAYTTPLKNDWRLGVRLTPGFSSNLTVNNVSFEDAVFSGDLVFIKDKKESKDVEKPWRLIIGASYSGNRGFPFPLPFISYYRKFDAKWSYNLGIPKTNLQYHASTKHRFKLYAELDGFTANLQRGLLIENTLDAESINMSLILSGLQYEYHITNHVQFYARSSYVLSSTVNLRDNNKDNIRELDSSNTLYLRTGIRIKI
- a CDS encoding potassium channel family protein, coding for MELQSIPYWNKFISYKYLIALVAAFNFLLTPLHIALSGFSPAYVIVVNYTLVILSSSLIASNKSAKLVSYLIGIFTLVVIWLEFSNPNSRPILICRLVFSLLLFACFGIILIRQLLKIKQINLQFILGPLLGFLYLGIIGGILFEAIHLLDSNSFQLINGYSGFSFYYFSFISITTVGYGDITPLTAPAQSLTLVMNIIGQFYLAIVIGVFVGKYINTKSN
- a CDS encoding S1C family serine protease, with the protein product MKNKIKTIAYVVLLCITTSLNAQDLSALFKELDPSVVTIEVVEYKVKDQQINASSGLGSGVIINKEGFIITAAHVVESANKVSVKLQNGVSFEADVISSSTAADLALLKLRIVPSNLKPAKSGTSTYSEIGEQILVIGAPLGLDHSLSVGYISRKMKKNVISNGEMAGFIQTDASINQGNSGGPMFNMKGELIGIVSFILSNSGGFEGLGFAVDIDTAKKVLFDVNSFWTGFDGLFLSEGLAGIFNTPQASGVLVQRITPHSFADKIGLKPGIIQAEILGQKLWLGGDIILSIQGMSCSTPHDLGNIKTQIENLKAGDQVLIEVLRKGKRLTLEANFKQ
- a CDS encoding sodium:proton antiporter, translated to MFESFSIVFTIAALFNYINYKWLKLPTTIGLMILSLILIIPITLSATIFPEFYRFFCDIIINADFKTLLLDGILSFLLFAGALHVNLGALAKEKKSIFLFATLGVLISTFIVGGLVFFAAPLFGIALPFLHALLFGALISPTDPIAVMAILKEAKISKSLGIKIEGESLFNDGIGVVVFSGILLIATATEVHSSSEIGAEIGSLFLEEAVGGLFFGLVIGFLGLKCIQSLKENPQLAVMMTLAVVMGGTAGAFMLEVSAPLAMVVAGLFIGNKVQVSADKNPVQKAINSFWEILDDVFNGILFVLIGLAIHLLHFNTSYILLGILAIFIVLLARFISVFLPYALLKHEEQKPIKTVAVLTWGGLRGGISIALALSLNKELSGDLILHITYIIVLFSIIVQGLSIGKVVKKLFSKEI